A single Natrinema pellirubrum DSM 15624 DNA region contains:
- a CDS encoding VOC family protein, whose translation MTASSDPSPTLPDGTRLGRAALVVADRTATVDFYRDTVGLRVLERADRTTTLGTEGTALLVVREDSTVASRDERAAGLYHIAFRVPSRAALAAALERLRDGWTLEGASDHGISEALYCTDPAGNGVEIYRDRPRAAWPRADDGTIRAAGAPLDLDTLAAAGDAGPAPAGPQLVPDGTTIGHVHLEMSSLEAARSFYADRLGFDVTMTGVPGALFFAAGGYHHHVGTNTWNRRSEPAGGRGLAWFELLVPGEGALEAVRERLLEADVSITDRGDGFEVVDPDGTAVRLRPGTDGSH comes from the coding sequence ATGACTGCGTCTTCGGATCCATCCCCGACGCTTCCGGACGGCACCCGACTCGGCCGGGCCGCACTGGTGGTCGCCGACCGCACTGCGACCGTCGACTTCTACCGCGACACCGTCGGCCTCCGTGTGTTAGAGCGGGCCGATCGAACGACGACCCTCGGAACCGAGGGGACGGCACTGCTGGTCGTCCGCGAGGACTCGACCGTCGCGTCGCGCGACGAGCGGGCGGCCGGTCTCTATCACATCGCCTTCCGGGTCCCCTCGCGGGCAGCGCTTGCCGCCGCCCTCGAGCGACTCCGGGATGGCTGGACGCTCGAGGGGGCCTCCGATCACGGCATCAGCGAGGCGCTGTACTGTACGGATCCCGCGGGTAACGGAGTCGAGATCTACCGCGACCGGCCCCGAGCGGCGTGGCCGCGGGCCGACGACGGCACCATCCGGGCCGCCGGCGCGCCGCTCGACCTCGATACCCTCGCGGCCGCCGGCGATGCCGGGCCGGCTCCCGCGGGGCCGCAACTGGTCCCCGACGGAACGACGATCGGCCACGTCCATCTCGAGATGTCCTCGCTTGAGGCGGCGCGGTCGTTCTACGCCGACCGGCTGGGATTCGACGTGACGATGACGGGCGTGCCCGGCGCGCTGTTTTTCGCCGCCGGGGGCTATCACCACCACGTCGGGACGAATACGTGGAACCGCCGGTCGGAGCCGGCCGGCGGGCGGGGACTGGCGTGGTTCGAACTGCTCGTCCCCGGTGAGGGGGCCCTCGAGGCAGTCCGGGAGCGACTCCTTGAGGCCGACGTTTCGATCACTGATCGTGGGGACGGGTTCGAGGTCGTCGATCCTGACGGGACCGCGGTTCGACTCCGACCGGGAACCGATGGGAGCCACTGA
- a CDS encoding GNAT family N-acetyltransferase, with translation MIPDPTGSFTTDLQRRVYEYVERNGAVTRDELARSITVDDGRATSKPARSGTYTESVPPTPDELRTCLEALQAEGHLTETDGKLRVALAATTTDLDCEDGRVTIRPARGRDRAGIIETMRTVAADGPYVVADHVATDLERDRALVRANEDRARVVFTAILEPASDDEDESEADSGGNADASTDGDVVGWLHVDAPERRALRHTAEVTVGVDPDHRREGIGTELLEYGLEWAIGAGYEKCYQHVPATNDGAIAFLEENGWEREGTHERQYCLDGEYVDEVMLAIWP, from the coding sequence ATGATACCGGACCCGACGGGATCGTTCACGACCGACCTCCAGCGGCGCGTCTACGAGTACGTCGAGCGTAACGGAGCCGTCACTCGCGACGAGCTGGCCCGCTCGATCACGGTCGACGACGGCCGGGCCACCTCCAAGCCCGCGCGGTCGGGGACCTACACCGAGTCGGTGCCGCCGACGCCGGACGAACTCCGCACGTGTCTCGAGGCACTGCAGGCGGAGGGACATCTGACCGAGACCGACGGCAAGCTTCGGGTCGCGCTCGCGGCGACGACGACGGACCTCGACTGCGAGGACGGGCGCGTCACCATCCGGCCGGCACGCGGGCGGGACCGAGCGGGGATCATCGAGACGATGCGGACGGTCGCCGCCGATGGGCCGTACGTCGTCGCCGACCACGTCGCGACCGACCTCGAGCGCGATCGGGCGCTCGTACGAGCCAACGAGGACCGGGCGCGGGTCGTCTTCACCGCGATCCTCGAGCCGGCGTCCGATGACGAGGACGAGTCGGAAGCGGATTCCGGCGGAAACGCGGACGCGTCGACGGACGGCGACGTCGTCGGCTGGCTCCACGTCGATGCACCCGAACGCCGGGCGCTCCGTCATACCGCCGAGGTGACCGTCGGCGTCGATCCCGACCACCGCCGGGAGGGAATCGGCACCGAACTGCTCGAATACGGCCTCGAGTGGGCGATCGGCGCGGGCTACGAGAAGTGCTACCAGCACGTCCCCGCGACCAACGACGGGGCGATCGCCTTCCTCGAGGAGAACGGCTGGGAGCGGGAGGGAACCCACGAGAGGCAGTACTGTCTCGACGGCGAGTACGTCGACGAGGTCATGCTGGCGATCTGGCCGTAG
- a CDS encoding PadR family transcriptional regulator: MESNQFAELGVLGVLAEEPADTETVRERLRHNFSRYWTAGYGALEPTVERLREVGHVTAVTSVTEAGRRETEYAITDNGRERLRTLLNEPIPDDEIPMGGPRLVLTIGFLHHLPTDERRDRLAALIDRFERARSRWHDVKATHEETLAEPTGYRRDLQDLAIRLVDTYCQWLTELWDELEAEPQRRS; the protein is encoded by the coding sequence ATGGAATCGAATCAGTTCGCCGAACTCGGCGTATTGGGAGTACTCGCAGAGGAGCCCGCCGACACGGAAACCGTCCGCGAGCGGCTCCGGCACAACTTCAGTCGATACTGGACAGCGGGGTACGGGGCGCTCGAGCCGACCGTCGAGCGGCTCCGGGAGGTGGGTCACGTCACGGCGGTCACGTCGGTCACGGAGGCGGGCCGCCGGGAAACCGAGTACGCGATCACGGACAACGGTCGCGAGCGACTTCGGACGCTGCTGAACGAGCCGATCCCCGACGACGAGATTCCGATGGGCGGCCCGCGACTCGTTCTGACGATCGGCTTTCTCCATCACCTCCCGACCGACGAACGGCGCGACCGGCTCGCCGCGTTGATCGATCGGTTCGAACGGGCCCGCAGCCGATGGCACGACGTCAAAGCGACTCACGAAGAGACGCTGGCGGAGCCGACCGGGTACCGGCGTGATCTGCAGGACCTCGCGATCCGGCTCGTCGACACGTACTGCCAGTGGCTGACCGAGCTGTGGGACGAATTGGAGGCCGAGCCACAGCGTCGGTCGTGA
- a CDS encoding ubiquitin-like small modifier protein 1 has product MDIDLRFFATFREAVGEKERTRTVADDATVGDVLASLEAEYEGLEGQLLADGEVRPQLSVLKNGRNVVHMEGVDTTLEAGDVVSVFPPVAGG; this is encoded by the coding sequence ATGGACATCGATCTCCGATTCTTCGCCACGTTCCGGGAAGCCGTCGGCGAGAAGGAGCGAACGCGAACCGTGGCGGACGACGCCACCGTCGGCGACGTCCTCGCGAGCCTCGAGGCCGAGTACGAGGGCCTCGAGGGGCAGCTACTCGCCGATGGCGAGGTTCGGCCGCAACTGAGCGTGTTGAAAAACGGCCGCAACGTGGTCCACATGGAGGGCGTCGACACGACGCTCGAAGCGGGCGACGTGGTGTCGGTGTTCCCGCCGGTCGCCGGCGGGTAG
- a CDS encoding AzlC family ABC transporter permease encodes MTETDSSDADRGAAGETPPDSIGGGRPAEVEAESVTFDREGIRAGFLTCLPIAVGVGGYGIAFGMLARQAGLSVAEAALMSATVLAGAAQIVAVELWTEPIPIATVLLATLAINLRYSLMGAALRPWLERLTPLRSYGSLLLMADENWALTMRELKDGGSRGAFLLGTGIVMWLFWVAATVVGAAAGGVIGDPARYGLDFVLAAVFVALALELWEGRATLVPWLVALATAVVADALLSGQWYILLGGFAAAAVEVVRYDE; translated from the coding sequence GTGACGGAAACCGACAGCAGTGACGCGGATCGCGGTGCCGCCGGTGAGACGCCACCGGACTCGATCGGCGGGGGCCGACCCGCCGAGGTCGAGGCCGAGTCGGTCACGTTCGATCGCGAAGGGATCCGCGCCGGCTTCCTGACCTGTCTCCCGATCGCCGTCGGCGTCGGCGGCTACGGGATCGCCTTCGGGATGCTCGCGCGCCAGGCGGGCCTGAGCGTCGCCGAGGCGGCACTGATGAGTGCGACGGTCCTCGCCGGCGCGGCCCAGATCGTCGCCGTCGAGCTTTGGACCGAGCCGATCCCCATTGCGACCGTCCTCCTCGCGACGCTGGCGATCAACCTCCGGTACTCGCTGATGGGCGCGGCGCTTCGCCCGTGGCTCGAGCGACTCACCCCGCTTCGGAGCTACGGCAGCCTCCTGCTGATGGCCGACGAGAACTGGGCACTGACGATGCGCGAACTCAAAGACGGAGGCAGCCGGGGCGCGTTCCTGCTGGGGACCGGGATCGTGATGTGGCTCTTCTGGGTCGCGGCGACGGTCGTCGGCGCGGCCGCCGGCGGCGTGATCGGCGACCCGGCCCGGTACGGCCTCGATTTCGTCCTCGCGGCGGTCTTCGTCGCGCTCGCGCTCGAACTCTGGGAGGGGCGGGCGACGCTGGTGCCGTGGCTCGTCGCGCTCGCAACCGCCGTCGTCGCCGACGCCCTACTGTCCGGCCAGTGGTACATCCTCCTGGGCGGGTTCGCGGCCGCCGCCGTCGAGGTGGTCCGCTATGATGAGTGA
- a CDS encoding AzlD family protein, producing the protein MMSEGPLALDPLVVGVVLAMAIVTALTKIGGFWLLSRLEVSDRVEAGLSVLPGAIVIAILGPELAAGGPAEWGAAGVVVAIMWRTENILVSLCGGIGAVIAFRALL; encoded by the coding sequence ATGATGAGTGAGGGACCGCTCGCGCTCGATCCGCTCGTCGTCGGCGTCGTCCTCGCGATGGCGATCGTGACCGCCCTCACGAAAATCGGCGGCTTCTGGCTGCTCTCCCGACTCGAGGTGAGCGATCGAGTCGAAGCCGGCCTCTCGGTCCTGCCGGGCGCGATCGTGATCGCGATCCTCGGACCGGAGCTGGCGGCGGGCGGGCCCGCGGAGTGGGGCGCAGCCGGCGTCGTGGTGGCGATCATGTGGCGCACCGAGAACATCCTGGTGTCGCTGTGTGGCGGAATCGGCGCCGTCATCGCGTTCCGCGCACTCTTGTAA
- a CDS encoding pyridoxamine 5'-phosphate oxidase family protein, giving the protein MAIDQETEMTDAEIDDFLSRHETGVLSLARTDDPYAIPISYGYDDDAREFYMRMVSTPDSEKRQFLESTPAGRLVVYDEAGSTYRSVIATGELQSIEPAELTPDQIAQYGDAKRPLFEIWAEGKDALDIELYRLVPATLAGRRTEVDREE; this is encoded by the coding sequence ATGGCTATCGACCAGGAAACCGAGATGACCGACGCGGAGATCGACGACTTCCTCAGTCGTCACGAGACGGGGGTGTTGTCGCTCGCGCGGACGGACGACCCGTATGCGATTCCGATCTCGTACGGCTACGACGACGACGCCCGGGAGTTCTACATGCGGATGGTATCGACGCCCGACAGCGAGAAGCGGCAGTTCCTCGAATCCACGCCTGCGGGGCGACTCGTCGTCTACGACGAAGCCGGTTCGACCTACCGGAGCGTCATCGCGACCGGCGAACTACAAAGCATCGAGCCCGCGGAGTTGACGCCGGACCAGATCGCCCAGTACGGCGACGCGAAGCGGCCGCTGTTCGAAATCTGGGCCGAAGGGAAGGACGCACTCGACATCGAACTCTACCGCCTCGTGCCCGCAACGCTGGCGGGACGGCGAACCGAAGTCGATCGAGAGGAGTAA
- a CDS encoding DUF7560 family zinc ribbon protein, with amino-acid sequence MSRYEFTCPECGQEIEVNESMREATLTHGCPVCGASVSSADFVAEQQTN; translated from the coding sequence ATGAGTAGATACGAGTTCACGTGCCCCGAGTGCGGGCAGGAGATCGAGGTCAACGAATCGATGCGCGAGGCCACGCTTACACACGGCTGTCCGGTCTGTGGGGCATCGGTCTCGTCGGCGGACTTCGTCGCAGAACAGCAGACGAATTAG
- a CDS encoding helix-turn-helix domain-containing protein: MASGIRAEIKIDDPPDCVVAQAAAAASGRVHSVSKSTSPSAPERVTEEFMLEADDYPEEFDVDAEIESIFSYGSSEVYRFERELGHGCPCECIEGHDCPVVDVRAHGSALYLTFHTPDMHVLQAVIGDLRERYSGLDVQRLLQSQQDHDERHLVFVDRSTLTDRQTEVLETAHRMGYFDHPKRANAGEVATELGITSTTFTEHLAAAQTKLLDAILDHE; this comes from the coding sequence ATGGCTTCGGGGATTCGCGCTGAGATAAAGATCGACGACCCGCCGGACTGCGTCGTCGCGCAGGCCGCCGCGGCGGCCAGTGGGCGGGTCCATTCGGTTTCCAAAAGCACCAGCCCGTCCGCGCCCGAGCGCGTGACCGAGGAGTTCATGCTCGAGGCCGACGACTACCCCGAGGAGTTCGACGTCGACGCCGAGATCGAGTCGATCTTCTCCTACGGCTCGAGCGAGGTCTACCGGTTCGAGCGCGAGCTGGGCCACGGCTGTCCCTGCGAGTGTATCGAGGGCCACGACTGTCCGGTCGTCGACGTCCGGGCACACGGCAGCGCGTTGTATCTCACGTTCCACACCCCGGACATGCACGTCCTGCAGGCGGTCATCGGCGACCTGCGCGAGCGGTATTCGGGGCTCGACGTCCAGCGACTGCTTCAGTCCCAGCAGGACCACGACGAGCGACACCTCGTCTTCGTCGACCGGAGTACGCTGACCGACCGCCAGACCGAGGTGTTGGAGACGGCTCACCGGATGGGCTACTTCGACCACCCAAAGCGGGCCAATGCCGGCGAGGTCGCCACGGAACTCGGGATCACCAGTACGACGTTTACCGAACACCTCGCGGCGGCCCAGACGAAACTCCTCGATGCGATCCTCGACCATGAGTGA